A window from Nycticebus coucang isolate mNycCou1 chromosome X, mNycCou1.pri, whole genome shotgun sequence encodes these proteins:
- the LOC128577486 gene encoding 40S ribosomal protein S3a-like: MAVGKNKRLTKGGKKGAKKKVVDPFSKKDWYDVKAPAMFNIRNIGKTLVTRTQGTKIASDGLKGRVFEVSLADLQNDEVAFRKFKLITEDVQGKNCLTNFHGMDLTRDKMCSMVKKWQTMIEAHVDVKTTDGYLLRLFCVGFTKKRNNQIRKTSYAQHQQVHQIRKKMMEIMTREVQTNDLKEVVNKLIPDSIGKDIEKACQSIYPLHDVFVRKVKMLKKPKFELGKLMELHGEGSSSGKATGDETGAKVERADGYEPPVQESV, encoded by the coding sequence ATGGCGGTCGGCAAGAACAAGCGCCTTACGAAAGGCGGCAAAAAGGGAGCCAAGAAGAAAGTGGTTGATCCATTTTCTAAGAAAGATTGGTATGATGTGAAGGCACCTGCTATGTTCAATATAAGGAATATTGGGAAAACACTAGTCACCAGGACTCAAGGAACCAAAATTGCATCTGATGGCCTCAAAGGTCGTGTGTTTGAAGTGAGTCTTGCTGATCTGCAGAATGATGAAGttgcatttagaaaattcaagctGATTACTGAAGATGTTCAGGGCAAAAACTGCCTGACTAACTTCCATGGCATGGATCTTACCCGTGACAAAATGTGTTCTATGGTTAAAAAATGGCAGACTATGATTGAAGCTCATGTTGATGTTAAGACTACCGATGGTTATTTGCTTCGTCTGTTCTGTGTTGGTTTTACTAAAAAACGCAACAATCAGATACGGAAGACCTCTTATGCCCAGCACCAACAGGTTCACCAAATCcggaagaaaatgatggaaatcatGACCAGAGAGGTGCAGACCAATGACTTGAAAGAAGTTGTTAATAAATTGATTCCAGATAGCATtggaaaagacatagaaaaggcATGCCAATCTATTTATCCTCTCCATGATGTCTtcgttagaaaagtaaaaatgctaaAGAAACCCAAGTTTGAATTGGGAAAACTCATGGAGCTTCATGGTGAAGGTAGTAGCTCTGGAAAAGCTACTGGGGACGAGACAGGTGCTAAAGTTGAACGAGCTGATGGATATGAACCACCAGTCcaagaatctgtctaa